The following nucleotide sequence is from Nomia melanderi isolate GNS246 chromosome 10, iyNomMela1, whole genome shotgun sequence.
GCGCACACCCTTGCCCTCGCCCCTTCCGCGAACGTTCTATGAAATAAACATCGAACATCCATTTTCGCGCGCGAGAAATTCGATTTCGCCCGGTTGCAGAGACACATTCCGCGGCAACGCTATCGATCTTACGGACCAACGAAATTTTATTCCGTCGTTAGCACCGCGACCCAGTGTTTTATCGTTGTTACCGTAATTTAACGAGGTCAACGGCGAGGCGACGGTGCAGTTTATAAAAGCAACGTTTTCGTAAACAGGATACGTGGCGTCGACCTCATCCCTCCCCAACCCCGTCGCATTTATACCGGGCCATGGTTTTTATGCGGAAAATTTATACAGGTATAAATTATCCGTGTACCTTTTTACTTCGCGCGGTTACTCGAATGGGAAGGATACTTCGAGTTTATACGTGGATAAGAAAGAGGAGAACAAGGAAGTGCACTTAACGGATAACGGCCGCGTTCCTATATTTTTTTCGTATGCAAATCATGTATTTGTGTATTCCTCCGTTGAAATTCTCATTGGTAATTAAATGTCGTTCGTTTTCCCAGTTGTAAATGTTTTTTCGATAATTATTATCGCGACGAAAGTGTGGCTATTGATAGCAGTCAGTTAGGTGATAAAGTAAAAGGAACTCATTAACGAATGGTCATAGAACTTTACAATTTTCGGAATTAGATCGTTTAACGAATAAAGATTTCTTGTTTACAGATCTGTCTCTGTATCGAAACAATACaatttattctgaaatattgtttttctgaaatataattgtaaaatcTGTAAAGCGACGTATGTTTCCAGAGTATAAGTTAAAATAATGCTTCAGAAGAATctttttgtttcctttcgttGTTTAACGTCACATCGACTTCTCGGTCATTAGCGACATGCTCGTCTAATTGTTAGATGTCCTTCCACAGGTCCTTTGTTTTAAGAAATCCAATCAGCTTATTTCTGTTGCTCTGTGTTTTGAAGGTTTGCTGTATTTAATTTGGTACTTTGGCCCTGCTGCGATGAGATTCTCTTTCTTCtataaaacaaacattttttaaagcTCCGCGTCGCATAGAAACTTATGAAGAAAAGCTACCAAACGTTCTTTTACCTCCAGAATCGGTCATAACAAGGTGGGCCACATGGATAGAAGCGGCAATATTTTACACGAAACAAGTACATGCTATTAGGGAAGTAAGCATATTTggtaatatttcaattcattaagattatctgaattattaattttctgcaAAATAGtcaagtttcatttattttcaaattgtaaaattcttcaacgaataaaatgtagtGTATATTAAGACAGtccaagaaattataaaaaatcaagATCTTGTTGACGATTTAGCattttaaagttaatttttTCACTTTGCCAATTACTATAACGAAATTAAAATCGAATACCTTAGAATATTATCTAAacttaataatactttaaaCGATACGTATATCGACAGTTCAAAGGAAATAAAAGCACGATACAGGAAAAAGTATAAACATGCCTCCACGATGTCTTATGATATTGAGAGGACATTTTCagtatacaaattaattttatttgataaacggCACAATCGGattgttgaaaatatagaaaaacttaATGTGAC
It contains:
- the LOC143174954 gene encoding uncharacterized protein LOC143174954 isoform X3, whose translation is MVFMRKIYTAPRRIETYEEKLPNVLLPPESVITRWATWIEAAIFYTKQVHAIREEIIV